The window TGCTAGGAGCTTGTGTGTGAAGGATACTGTGGATAAGGAAGGTAAAACATTACTATAGTTGCTAAAGTTCAGCTTTTACTGCCTCAGTCCAGGATTATTCTTACAAAGAAGCAaaccagcaggaggaggaggaggagttatgGCTCTATGATACAGCATccgcttggtgtgcagaaggtcccaggctacCTTTAttcccagttaaaaagatcaggaagTAGAGCAGACCCTggacaaccactgccagtcagaataaaCTGTACTGACCAATGGTCtcactcagtataaagcagcctCTTGCATTTGTAGTTGTGTTCTTTTTTTGTAAGACAGCAAAAAAGTGTGGGTTGGCTGGCATTTGTCTGGAACAACCATGGCTGGTAGGTGCAAATCTGTTTTAAGCAACAATACTAATATTTATACATTACCTATACATAACACAATTTGAATCCTTGTTTCAGTTGACTGCCAGTGGAGTCCAAGCTGCTTTTTTCATACCTTTGTGTATGAGGCATGCACAGTCTAAAAACTGTATACTTGTACCAGAATTGTAACAAGTTCTTCTAAAGGTGCAGCTTACTGTAGTAGATTACTATTATACATGAGGGAAATTAAACCACTTTCCTCTATTATTGAGAGTGGTCCATATTTGTAAGCCAGCAGCTGCCAGGTTACTCCCACTTATACTTGCATCTAAATGGAAATAGCCTGGTACCTTGAGTATTTTTCTAGTACAAGTTAAAAGATCCTTTTCAATCCTCATAAACAGCATTTGTCCTAATACCCAATACATACAATATCGTTCTGCCAACTGTAATATCGGAACAAATTTCAGGACTCAGTTTAATCCTCACATTAAAAAGTAGAATCTactttttttttactcaaaatcaAATTCACCAGTAGGTCAATGATCTGCAGTGTATGAAACCTTGCCATGTCTACTAAACATGCTGTTTAATTTTCTTCATGCTTAAATTCATATTTAGATACTTTACAACTGGATTGTTGCAACTGGCCCCTCATTTTTTATGTTCAGGATCCTGCGGGGGTTTCCAAGAACCAGGCTGAAAAGTACTCCCAATGCTGGCTGGGTCTTCTGAGGGTTCATGCCTTCCATAATGCTGAGCAGACGCATGGCCTTTAATCTTGATTTGAGCTGGTTCTGCCACAAGTCCCTCTTCATACTCTTTTGCCTGTAGGAGTCTGTCTTTCTCATAACATTCATCCACCTTCCTTTTTAATTCTTCTCTGTATTTCTCGTTCTTAAAAATTTCCTGTGAATGCACAATGCCTTTAAGTGGTTACAAGCAACAAAGACAAATGTCTCTGCCTAAACAAAACACATTCCAGTCCAATTTAAAACTATGCTGAAATTATTTTCTTTATAGAGAATTGATCTTTATAATTATTTAAATGACAACTTTTTATAGTTTGTCCTCACTGAAACTCAAAATGCATTACACTATGTAAGTCAGTAATGTCAATCATATGATACATCTAATATTCAATGAGAAAGGCCTAGGAATTGAACAAAGAGTATTAAACATGACACATTCAACAATAAAAGACATACCATGTCAGTAGAAATACAGTGCATTTTTTAATGATTTAGCCctatttcctttataaaaatgGCCTCCTAAACTATTGTGTTTTAAATGGTTTGTGAAATATGAGCATGGGAACCTTCCTGACCTCAGGTGGGCCATGACAGAGAAGACATATGTATGGGGTAGGTATTAATCTTATTGGGTAGTTATGGACCCTATTGAGCTTTTCCAATACAATAATAATGTTAATGAATAAtgcatatcaaacaaaacaaaaattcaaaGGACTCTAACACTCCAAGTGAAgtgtagggtataaatccaatctcctcttcttaatGCTCAGAAGGCTTGACACAAGATAAACCAGAGAGGGACAAGAGCTCCCTCCCTACTGGCTTTCGAAGAACTACAGAAAACTGAAattttcaagagggcttttctactcAGGCAACAAagttgcactgtactaaatgattcacaagaTTACTTAGATGacttattagggactgtggtctatactgctgtgttTAACTTGCTGACACTTGGggtcctactatgtaatttttgcattatTTAATATGTCGTGTTAATGCTATGCTTTGTTTcaagttctgtttttagatttctacaaccctaatcctattgcattgtttattgaatatcccattctgttgattgtattgactcactctgtataatctgccttgagacgCCAACTGTGAGAAAGGCCAACTGTCAATAatgtaaattaaataagtaaaataataaataaaataatcaaaaATACTCATCTAGAAGAAGGGTTGgttttatatctcacccttcagtttccaaaggaatctcagactGGTTTActatcgccttcccttcctctctccacaacagctgctttttgaggtaagTAGAGCTGAGTGAGTTCTGTaagaactgtaactggcccaaggtcacccggtacACTtaatgtggaggaatggggaatcaaacctggttttccagattagagtctgccactcttaaccactacactaagccAGCTCTGAAACGTCCCATCTGTCATGCTCATCCCACCTCAATTCTGCCAGTACAGAAGCACACTACTGGGTATCTAGCTAACCAAAATGCCTATGTTGAAGGAGGTAGTCCTTCAAATACCCTTGTGTCCCATGTGAGACATGATTTCAACCTGACTCAAAGCCTGGGGGTATTAGCAACTGTATTATTTCTCCAAGCTCAGCATGCTGGAATCCTCAGTTGGTAAACCCTCCCATTAACAGCACCAATCTGTAATACATGTGAAACACAATATTTACTGCAATTGTTTACAAAAAGTGTAAAAGATTTTCCACTATTTTAGTGCATGACCCagccacatggggggggggggggaatgaaaaggACCTTATAAAGAGCATATATTTCACAGAAGTTACAGGGAAATGAAACACTGACCATGGATAATCAAGTGGCTATCTGCCAAATGTAAGCATAAAAAGGAAACCAAATTCCCATATCAAAATGAAATTGAGATTGCAGAGTAATGAATCTCCATTATCACAATGTAATAAACCTACTGTGCCTCTAATGCAAGGTAAAAACAATTCAATTGACTTCAATTAACTTTCTAAT is drawn from Heteronotia binoei isolate CCM8104 ecotype False Entrance Well chromosome 4, APGP_CSIRO_Hbin_v1, whole genome shotgun sequence and contains these coding sequences:
- the NDUFAF2 gene encoding NADH dehydrogenase [ubiquinone] 1 alpha subcomplex assembly factor 2 isoform X2 encodes the protein MNRVWRVLRSLKLRVLGPEKMEVGVDHLGNKYFRIPKHETWAAWIRKRRKDPPTIEEIFKNEKYREELKRKVDECYEKDRLLQAKEYEEGLVAEPAQIKIKGHASAQHYGRHEPSEDPASIGSTFQPGSWKPPQDPEHKK
- the NDUFAF2 gene encoding NADH dehydrogenase [ubiquinone] 1 alpha subcomplex assembly factor 2 isoform X1 codes for the protein MNRVWRVLRSLKLRVLGPEKMEVGVDHLGNKYFRIPKHETWAGHIIQERRFMEALDKKEYEYKAGDIPTEWEAWIRKRRKDPPTIEEIFKNEKYREELKRKVDECYEKDRLLQAKEYEEGLVAEPAQIKIKGHASAQHYGRHEPSEDPASIGSTFQPGSWKPPQDPEHKK